The Saccopteryx leptura isolate mSacLep1 chromosome 2, mSacLep1_pri_phased_curated, whole genome shotgun sequence genome has a window encoding:
- the ATP1A2 gene encoding sodium/potassium-transporting ATPase subunit alpha-2, with product MGRGAGREYSPAATTAENGGGKKKQKEKELDELKKEVAMDDHKLSLDELGRKYQVDLSKGLTNQRAQDILARDGPNALTPPPTTPEWVKFCRQLFGGFSILLWIGAILCFLAYGIQAAMEDEPSNDNLYLGVVLAAVVIVTGCFSYYQEAKSSKIMDSFKNMVPQQALVVREGEKMQINAEEVVVGDLVEVKGGDRVPADLRIISSHGCKVDNSSLTGESEPQTRSPEFTHENPLETRNICFFSTNCVEGTARGIVIATGDRTVMGRIATLASGLEVGRTPIAMEIEHFIQLITGVAVFLGVSFFVLSLILGYSWLEAVIFLIGIIVANVPEGLLATVTVCLTLTAKRMARKNCLVKNLEAVETLGSTSTICSDKTGTLTQNRMTVAHMWFDNQIHEADTTEDQSGATFDKRSPTWTALSRIAGLCNRAVFKAGQENISVSKRDTAGDASESALLKCIELSCGSVRKMRDRNPKVAEIPFNSTNKYQLSIHEREDSPQSHVLVMKGAPERILDRCSSILVQGKEIPLDKEMQDAFQNAYMELGGLGERVLGFCQLNLPSGKFPRGFKFDTDELNFPTDKLCFVGLMSMIDPPRAAVPDAVGKCRSAGIKVIMVTGDHPITAKAIAKGVGIISEGNETVEDIAARLNIPVSQVNPREAKACVVHGSDLKDMTSEQLDEILRNHTEIVFARTSPQQKLIIVEGCQRQGAIVAVTGDGVNDSPALKKADIGIAMGISGSDVSKQAADMILLDDNFASIVTGVEEGRLIFDNLKKSIAYTLTSNIPEITPFLLFIIANIPLPLGTVTILCIDLGTDMVPAISLAYEAAESDIMKRQPRNPQTDKLVNERLISMAYGQIGMIQALGGFFAYFVILAENGFLPSTLLGIRLDWDDRSTNDLEDSYGQEWTYEQRKVVEFTCHTAFFASIVVVQWADLIICKTRRNSVFQQGMKNKILIFGLLEETALAAFLSYCPGMGVALRMYPLKVTWWFCAFPYSLLIFIYDEVRKLILRRYPGGWVEKETYY from the exons GCTGGACGTGAGTACTCGCCTGCAGCCACCACTGCAGAGAATGGGGGcggcaagaagaaacagaaagagaaggagcTGGATGAGCTGAAGAAGGAGGTGGCCATG GATGACCACAAGCTGTCCTTGGATGAGCTGGGCCGCAAATACCAAGTGGACTTGTCCAAG GGCCTCACCAACCAGAGAGCCCAGGACATTCTGGCTCGGGATGGACCCAacgccctcaccccacccccgacTACCCCTGAGTGGGTCAAGTTCTGTCGCCAGCTTTTTGGAggcttctccatccttctgtgGATTGGGGCCAtcctctgcttcctggcttaTGGCATCCAGGCTGCCATGGAAGATGAACCATCCAACGACAAT CTATATCTGGGCGTGGTGCTGGCAGCTGTAGTCATTGtcactggctgcttctcctattaCCAAGAGGCCAAGAGCTCCAAGATCATGGATTCCTTCAAGAACATGGTTCCACAG CAAGCCCTTGTGGTGCGGGAGGGCGAGAAGATGCAGATCAACGCGGAGGAAGTGGTGGTGGGAGACCTGGTGGAAGTGAAGGGTGGAGACCGTGTGCCTGCTGACCTCCGGATCATCTCTTCTCATGGCTGTAAG gTGGACAACTCATCCCTAACTGGCGAGTCAGAGCCCCAAACTCGCTCGCCTGAGTTTACCCATGAGAATCCTTTGGAGACCCGCAATATCTGTTTTTTCTCTACCAACTGTGTGGAAG GCACTGCCAGGGGTATCGTGATTGCTACAGGTGACCGGACGGTGATGGGCCGCATAGCTACTCTGGCCTCAGGCCTGGAAGTTGGGCGGACCCCTATAGCCATGGAGATTGAACACTTCATCCAGCTGATCACAGGGGTGGCTGTGTTTTTGGGCGTCTCCTTCTTCGTGCTGTCCCTCATCCTGGGCTACAGCTGGCTGGAGGCAGTCATTTTCCTCATCGGCATCATCGTGGCCAACGTGCCTGAGGGTCTGTTGGCCACTGTCACT GTGTGTCTGACCCTGACAGCCAAACGCATGGCGAGGAAGAACTGCCTGGTGAAGAACCTGGAGGCTGTGGAGACACTGggctccacctccaccatctgCTCTGACAAGACGGGCACTCTCACCCAGAACCGCATGACCGTCGCCCACATGTGGTTTGATAACCAGATCCATGAGGCTGACACCACTGAAGACCAGTCTG GGGCCACTTTTGACAAACGATCCCCAACGTGGACAGCCCTGTCTCGGATTGCTGGTCTCTGCAACCGTGCTGTCTTCAAAGCTGGACAAGAGAACATCTCCGTGTCTAAG CGTGACACAGCTGGTGATGCCTCCGAGTCAGCACTGCTCAAGTGCATTGAGCTGTCCTGTGGTTCCGTGAGGAAGATGAGGGACAGAAACCCCAAGGTGGCGGAGATTCCTTTCAACTCCACCAACAAGTACCAG CTGTCCATCCATGAGCGAGAAGACAGCCCCCAGAGCCATGTGCTGGTGATGAAGGGGGCCCCAGAGCGCATCCTGGATCGGTGCTCCTCCATCTTGGTGCAGGGCAAGGAGATCCCTCTGGACAAGGAGATGCAAGACGCCTTCCAGAACGCCTACATGGAGCTGGGAGGACTTGGAGAGCGAGTGCTGG GGTTCTGTCAACTGAATCTGCCCTCTGGGAAGTTTCCCCGTGGCTTCAAATTTGACACAGATGAACTGAACTTTCCCACGGACAAGCTCTGCTTTGTGGGGCTGATGTCCATGATCGACCCTCCCCGGGCTGCTGTGCCGGACGCTGTGGGCAAGTGTCGGAGTGCAGGCATCAAG GTGATCATGGTGACTGGGGACCACCCAATCACAGCCAAAGCCATTGCCAAAGGTGTGGGCATTATATCAGAGGGCAATGAAACTGTGGAGGACATTGCCGCCCGGCTTAACATCCCCGTCAGCCAAGTCAACCCCAG GGAGGCCAAGGCATGTGTGGTACATGGCTCTGACCTGAAAGACATGACATCGGAGCAGCTGGACGAGATCCTCAGGAACCACACGGAGATCGTCTTTGCGCGGACTTCTCCCCAGCAGAAGCTCATCATTGTGGAGGGCTGTCAGAGGCAG GGAGCCATCGTGGCAGTGACAGGTGACGGCGTGAACGACTCCCCGGCGCTGAAGAAGGCAGACATCGGCATAGCCATGGGCATTTCAGGCTCTGACGTCTCTAAGCAGGCAGCTGACATGATCTTGCTGGATGATAACTTTGCCTCTATTGTCACCGGCGTGGAGGAGG GCCGCCTCATCTTTGACAACCTGAAAAAATCCATCGCATACACCCTGACCAGCAACATCCCTGAGATCACCCCCTTCCTGCTCTTCATTATTGCCAACATCCCCCTGCCACTGGGCACCGTGACCATCCTCTGCATCGACCTGGGCACAGACATG GTCCCTGCCATCTCCTTGGCTTATGAAGCAGCTGAGAGTGACATCATGAAGCGGCAGCCAAGAAACCCACAGACAGACAAGCTGGTGAACGAAAGGCTCATCAGCATGGCCTACGGACAGATAG GGATGATCCAGGCACTGGGCGGTTTCTTCGCCTACTTCGTGATCCTGGCAGAGAATGGGTTCCTGCCATCAACGTTGCTGGGAATACGCCTCGACTGGGATGACCGGTCCACGAATGACCTGGAAGACAGCTATGGACAGGAGTGG ACCTACGAACAACGGAAGGTGGTGGAGTTCACCTGCCACACAGCCTTTTTCGCCAGCatcgtggtggtgcagtgggctgACCTCATCATCTGCAAGACCCGTCGCAACTCAGTCTTCCAGCAGGGCATGAA gAACAAGATTTTGATTTTTGGGCTCCTGGAAGAGACAGCACTGGCTGCCTTTCTATCTTACTGCCCAGGCATGGGTGTGGCCCTCCGTATGTACCCGCTAAA AGTCACCTGGTGGTTCTGCGCCTTTCCCTACAGTCTTCTCATCTTCATCTATGATGAGGTCCGGAAGCTCATCCTGAGACGATATCCCGGCG gctgggtggaaaaggagaCATACTACTGA